From the genome of Gallus gallus isolate bGalGal1 chromosome 4, bGalGal1.mat.broiler.GRCg7b, whole genome shotgun sequence:
CCTGTAAATCCCACACTTCGGGATCGTTTCAATGGGCTAAAGATAATTCTATTCCGAAGTTTGTAATGAAGTTTTTTAATGCTGATTATTGCCATTCTGTTGGTGGAAGATGAGGATTATGGGTAATTTGAATTCATATTTGAGTTGACTTCTGTATTTCTAATTCTCTTTAATGTTCCTTAGCTCGTGGCGTTCAGCGTACTGCGGTAAGACAAACTCATCATCGCAAGCATGAACCCAACTTCCATGATAAATATGGAAATCTGGTGCTGATCGGCGGAGCAGCAGTTTTTGCTACTGTCTGGGGATATGTAAGTCTTCCTTTGCTTTACCACTTTGCTGTGAGGCAGCTGTAAACTTGTCAGCTATTGTCAGAAGGGCTCGCTTGTTGCAAATATCTTAAGTGATAagaatttggatttttttttttaagtgaaaagcAATGTGGCAGAGATGGGAGTTGTATTACTTTGTGGTTTGAGTTTTTACACACaattcattgattttttttttttttaaatgtggtgGGAGCAAGTGTTGTCTATTTCACTTGGGTTGCCTAAGCTATTCAGGCAGAAGTTTTAGCTGAAAATGTTATGgtgttaattttaatttttacagaaGTTATGGTGAAAACAGTTTGGATGATGCACAAGAAATTAACTTAGTGATTTAGTGAATTTTAGTGATGTGGTCTTACATCCAAGACTCTTGATTCTAAAACTAggtattttgaaatagaaaactgaagtatttaaGTAATGTTcaacacaaatattttccacCTCCTTACTGAAAGATGAATACAATAACATGTTCTAGTACAAGAAATCTAAACTGAAAACAGTAGAAATATACATGTATCAGAATGTTCATTTGATTTCAGAGTTACTAATCTTGATTTTTATCCTCCTACAGGTGTTTACAAAATCTGGAATGGAGTGGGGCTTGTCACCAGTTGGCAGAGTCACTCCTAAAGAATGGAGGGAGTAACAGCCTTTGCTTGCAATGAACTGGTCTAAGTTTTcacaggagaagaaaaccaCACATGTGTATGAACATAATGGCATTTGTTCCCTGGGTACCACTTGTGCTGTGGCATTCCTAATGTCTAATAAACATACCTAGAAACCTGTCTGGCTTTTTGAGGTTTCCTTTATGTTGTGTCTTTTTGCTGAAGAAACATCCAAGAAGACTTAAATGGCCtatttttatagaatcatagaatggcctgggttgaaaaggaccacagcgatcatcgagtttcaaccctcctgctatgtgcagggtcaccaaccaccaaaccaggctgcccagagccacatccagcctggccttgaatgcctgcagggatggggcatccacagcctccttgggcgacctgttcagtgcgtcaccgccctctgtgtggaaaaacttcctcctaatatctaacctcaATCTCCTGtcacagtttaaaaccattcccccttgtcctatcactatccaacCTCATAAACAGGTAATTGTAGGTAATCCCAGTTGTTCCTTTCACTGGAGGATAATGGAGAGGTCCAAAAATACAGTATAGTTTCCTACAGAGTTCACATTATGCTCTCTCAGTGCAACCTCTGAGATCCTTTTTCCACGTGTGGTGATAGTtttaccaccctctgagtgagcTGTGCCTCTCGGGGCTGAGAAGTGCTGTGTGTTTCTTCTGCTATATCTAAATTGGTTTCTGTGTCAGATACAGTCACAGTTGGTGGCTCTGCGCTGCTCTTTGCTGATGTTTAGAGAAATACGGGCCTTCGGGTGCAAGTCTGTGCTAGTTACAATGGTGGGGGGTAGTTTAGCGCTATATGCGGCCCTCATAAACCGCGGAGTCGCTCTGAACCACGATTTCCGTGCTTTATGAAGCAGCAGACGGCTGAAGCGGCCGTCTGTATTCACTGCCGCTTCCCAGCGCGCCGCGACAACGCGGCTCCACCCCACAGATGGGCGGCAGGCCGGGAGCACGTGACAGCCGCCCGTGTCACGTGAGCAGGCGCCTCTCGCTGCCGTGGCGGTCCCTGCGCAGCGCTGAGTGAGGCTCGGCGCTCGCGGCCTGTCCGGGAGCGACTTCTCCCCCAGAACGCGGTGCTGGAGGTAGGGGCGGCTCGCGGTGCCGGCACGGCGGTGCGGAGCTGCGCTTTTGGCGGAGGAAGCGCGTTCGGTAAACGCGCGGGGGGAGTCCCCGTGCGCTGCGGGGTGCGGGTGGTGGGTAGGCGGGAAGTGGTGCCGCTTTCACCCGTGGGGTTTCCAGAGCGCGGCTGTGGGTGAGCGGGGCGCGCGTCCCGAGGCTCTTTCAGCTCCTTTCCCTTCGGCTCTGAGGTGCTGTACGAGCGCCCAGCGCTTTGCCTTGTCACTGCTGCGCTGCGCCTGAGCTCCGTAGGTTTTTCTAGTGATTTCACGAAGAACGTCGTGTCTGTGTGCTGGAAGGGGGCCAGCGCTTGTTTGTGGTGATCCGCGGTAGGCTTGCACTAAGAGGATGCAAACAGAGCAAACTGTAGCCGCTCTGTGCTCACGTTCTGGAAATCGCACGTAACTCGTTAGTGTAAAGCTGTGCTTCTTAAAGTCTTCGCAGCTTTACTAAGGTGGCGTTTCTGCACTCGGCTGCTCGTTGCATCGTGCTGTGGACGTGCGTGGGGCCGTCGGTAGCTCTGCGGTTCGGTAACGCCGGAGTCGGGTCTGTGTGTGAGGATACACCGTGAGAGCATCAGCACCGTTTGTGTAGAAATATGCGATCAGAGAGTGCTTTATCCGCTTGCAGAGAGAAGACGTGAGCTTGTTTTCCCTTACCAGGTGACGAATAAGCAAAGGAAGAGGTAGCATAACGTAACGCTGGCTGGTTTCATTCCAATTTTCACTTCTGCAGCGCGTTATGTATCACATCTTGAGAGGGAATGGGGGGCCTCGGCTGACCTTGGTGCCATAGAATTGATATAACAGGTCTTGCTAACTTATATTCTGTTCCTAATACTCATAACGATTCCTCCAGGGGAATATTCACAttcttcagaaatgcatttcagagtTAGTGGAAGGGCAGGAGCAAGTGAAACGGTTTGAGAAGAACTTGTCTTGAATAGTTACAGAGCTGTCATTAGAACTGAAATAGCGTAGTTTCAGTTTGTgctgggtttgggtttttttttccatccaacTGCTATAGGAATAAAATTCCTCAGGGGAGTTTCCACAGCCTGCTGACCAGGCAGAAGTTGCTTAAGACCTGAGCAGCATGAATTGCCCTGTGTAGTCTCACATAGCTGTCTGTGATAGGTATTTATTATAGATGTGCAGTTTCCTCCGCTGAGTAAGCCTCATTAACCCGGTCTGACTGTTAAATGTAACCATTTGTCaggagaagtaaaaaaaaacctgtattaTTTTCTGTCAGACCAGGTCCCTGTAACCCCAGTATTTTCATAAGCTGAACAAGATGATGTGGCTTTGTCTTCTTATGCTgtcctttgttctttttttcatgtgtttttggGGACATTTAGGCACA
Proteins encoded in this window:
- the COX7B gene encoding cytochrome c oxidase subunit 7B, mitochondrial, with the translated sequence MFPVARAALNLTARGVQRTAVRQTHHRKHEPNFHDKYGNLVLIGGAAVFATVWGYVFTKSGMEWGLSPVGRVTPKEWRE